Proteins found in one Sporosarcina sp. FSL K6-3457 genomic segment:
- a CDS encoding diacylglycerol kinase has protein sequence MKRARIIYNPTSGREIFRKHLGEVLEQFEMAGYETSCHATTGEGDATEAAKQAVEHGFDLVVAAGGDGTLNEVVAGVSSFDKRPKIGLIPTGTTNDFARALRIPRDIDAAVDIIVRGETIPVDVGLMNDRHFINIAGGGRMTELTYDVPSKLKTVLGQLAYYLKGIEMLPSIHSSHMRIEYDGQVFDEEAMMFLVGLTNSIGGFEKLAPNSSINDGKFTLLILKKCNIAEFIRIVSLAIRGEHLGDPLVISSAAEKITVTSSEEVLLNLDGEYGGILPATFQNLYRHIEMFAPVDELREEDRV, from the coding sequence ATGAAGCGAGCACGAATTATTTATAATCCGACGTCAGGACGCGAAATATTTCGCAAGCATTTAGGTGAAGTCCTTGAACAGTTTGAAATGGCTGGTTATGAGACATCTTGTCATGCGACGACCGGTGAAGGAGATGCGACGGAAGCGGCGAAGCAGGCTGTGGAACATGGTTTTGATCTTGTAGTTGCAGCAGGAGGAGACGGCACACTCAATGAAGTTGTCGCAGGCGTCAGCTCATTCGACAAACGCCCTAAAATTGGACTCATTCCGACAGGGACAACGAATGATTTCGCGCGTGCATTACGAATTCCAAGAGATATTGATGCTGCGGTTGATATTATTGTCCGTGGTGAAACAATTCCAGTCGATGTTGGACTCATGAATGACCGCCATTTCATCAATATTGCGGGCGGCGGTAGAATGACGGAATTGACGTATGATGTGCCAAGTAAGTTGAAAACCGTACTGGGTCAGCTTGCATATTATTTAAAAGGCATTGAAATGTTGCCATCTATTCATTCTTCACATATGAGAATTGAGTATGATGGGCAAGTGTTTGACGAGGAAGCGATGATGTTTCTCGTTGGATTGACGAATTCAATTGGCGGTTTTGAAAAATTAGCCCCTAATTCAAGTATCAATGATGGCAAGTTTACATTGCTTATTTTGAAAAAATGTAATATTGCTGAATTTATTCGCATTGTTTCACTTGCTATCCGCGGTGAGCATCTTGGCGATCCACTCGTCATTTCAAGTGCAGCAGAGAAGATTACAGTGACGTCATCTGAGGAAGTTTTACTTAACCTAGATGGTGAATATGGTGGCATCCTACCAGCGACGTTCCAGAATCTTTATCGTCATATCGAGATGTTTGCACCAGTAGATGAATTAAGAGAAGAAGATCGGGTATAA
- a CDS encoding NUDIX hydrolase: MEMKRKVLAYITQGEEAQRKLLVFEHKEHPDAGLQVPGGTIETNELLIDALYREIEEETGIPRDHLELKGKVNKTNYFPPNKDIFYERNIFHLAYMGEKTSEWEHCVAGGGEDDGMIFCHRWVLINDLPKLAGNQDQAIDFI, translated from the coding sequence ATGGAAATGAAAAGAAAAGTACTAGCGTATATCACACAGGGTGAAGAGGCCCAACGTAAACTCCTTGTGTTCGAACACAAGGAACATCCTGATGCAGGCCTTCAAGTTCCAGGTGGCACAATCGAGACCAACGAACTGTTGATTGACGCATTATACAGAGAGATTGAAGAGGAAACAGGCATTCCACGTGACCACCTTGAGTTAAAAGGGAAAGTAAACAAAACGAATTACTTTCCACCAAACAAAGATATTTTCTATGAGCGCAATATTTTTCATCTTGCCTATATGGGCGAAAAGACGAGTGAGTGGGAACATTGTGTAGCAGGTGGCGGTGAAGACGATGGCATGATATTTTGTCACCGCTGGGTTCTGATAAATGATTTACCTAAGCTTGCGGGAAATCAAGATCAGGCCATTGATTTCATCTAA
- a CDS encoding cytochrome ubiquinol oxidase subunit I — protein MGNEEAVFFSRILTETTLSFHIIYATIGVGVPLMIMIAQWVGIRKNDEHYILLARRWARGFVITVAVGVVTGTAIGLQLSLLWPNFMELAGNVIALPLFMETFAFFFEAIFLGIYLYTWDRFENQKKHLLLLIPVAIGASFSAVFITIVNAFMNAPQGFDIVNGELININPLLAMFNPAMPTKVAHVVATSYMTAAFVLASIAAFRLLKGSNHEYHKKALYLTMKVGFVFAVAAAIIGDFSGKYLAEYQPEKLAAAEWHFETEGNAPLILYGVLDDGEVKYALKIPFALSILAHNNPTAEVTGLDQFAEEDTPPLYIHYLFDIMVTIGIWMTVLSGVFWLGTQRRWKMVTTKWFRWLIVFGGPLSILAIEAGWWMAEVGRQPWILRGIMRTQDAATTSGQVDTMLVLFSLLYLVLGVGSVVVLRRMFRNNPVEREIEDRHTEKGGDML, from the coding sequence ATGGGGAATGAAGAAGCAGTCTTTTTTTCACGCATATTAACAGAAACGACCTTATCTTTTCATATTATTTACGCAACCATCGGTGTTGGGGTTCCATTGATGATTATGATTGCTCAATGGGTCGGCATTAGGAAGAATGATGAGCACTATATTTTACTGGCTCGGCGCTGGGCACGTGGCTTTGTCATTACTGTTGCTGTGGGAGTTGTCACAGGAACCGCCATCGGTTTGCAGTTATCTTTGTTATGGCCAAATTTCATGGAGCTTGCGGGAAATGTGATTGCGCTTCCGCTGTTCATGGAAACATTTGCATTCTTTTTTGAAGCTATTTTTCTGGGCATTTATTTATATACATGGGATCGATTTGAGAATCAGAAAAAGCATTTACTGTTGTTGATTCCGGTAGCAATTGGGGCTTCATTCTCAGCGGTGTTTATAACGATTGTCAATGCGTTTATGAACGCGCCACAAGGGTTTGATATCGTTAATGGGGAGCTTATTAATATTAACCCATTGCTTGCAATGTTTAACCCTGCGATGCCTACAAAAGTGGCGCATGTTGTGGCGACATCTTATATGACAGCAGCATTTGTACTTGCTTCGATTGCGGCATTCCGCTTGTTGAAAGGGTCAAATCATGAATACCATAAAAAAGCGCTCTATTTGACGATGAAGGTTGGTTTTGTGTTTGCTGTAGCAGCCGCGATCATAGGTGATTTCTCAGGGAAATATTTAGCTGAATATCAACCAGAGAAATTAGCCGCTGCAGAGTGGCATTTTGAAACAGAAGGCAATGCACCACTTATTCTTTATGGTGTGTTGGATGATGGAGAAGTTAAGTACGCACTTAAAATTCCGTTTGCGTTATCGATATTGGCACATAATAATCCAACCGCAGAAGTGACTGGACTCGACCAATTCGCCGAAGAAGATACACCGCCCTTGTACATCCATTATTTGTTCGACATCATGGTGACAATAGGCATTTGGATGACGGTGTTGTCTGGTGTGTTTTGGCTCGGTACGCAACGCCGTTGGAAAATGGTGACAACGAAATGGTTCCGTTGGCTAATTGTGTTCGGGGGACCGCTTTCTATCTTAGCGATTGAAGCTGGTTGGTGGATGGCTGAAGTCGGTAGGCAACCGTGGATCCTGCGAGGCATCATGCGTACACAGGATGCAGCTACAACGAGTGGTCAAGTCGATACGATGTTAGTGTTGTTCTCGCTGCTATATCTTGTTCTAGGCGTCGGTAGTGTCGTCGTGTTGCGGCGAATGTTCCGAAATAATCCGGTGGAACGGGAAATTGAAGATCGTCATACCGAGAAAGGCGGCGATATGTTATGA
- a CDS encoding cytochrome d ubiquinol oxidase subunit II produces the protein MTLEILGISVLWTFLFGYILVGAIDFGAGFFNAYSLLTGRQRILTNIIQRYLSPVWEVTNVFLVFFFVGIIGFFPKTAFYYGTTLLVPVSIGVILLAIRGSYYAFETYGARGHKGYSFMYGVAGLLIPASLSIVLTISEGGFVEMVDGNPVLDYWVLFTSPLTWSIVVLSIVATLYISAVFLTWYANKARDVEATKLLRKYALIWALPTMITAGGIIVELRNHNPEHYSNIQTFWPMFLVSFLMFVGTVWLLWKRSKYGLAFILLIGQFAFAFYGYGASHYPYLLYPYLTIYDSFTNPAMAISLIVVFIMGLGLLIPSLYLLMRLFLFDKDYVRGKGKYHA, from the coding sequence ATGACGCTCGAAATACTTGGAATTTCGGTTTTATGGACCTTTTTGTTTGGCTATATCTTAGTAGGAGCGATTGACTTTGGGGCTGGATTTTTCAATGCTTATAGTTTGTTGACGGGGCGTCAACGTATTTTAACGAATATTATTCAACGCTATTTATCGCCTGTTTGGGAAGTGACGAATGTATTCCTTGTATTCTTCTTTGTCGGGATTATCGGGTTCTTTCCTAAGACGGCTTTTTATTACGGGACGACATTGCTTGTGCCTGTTAGTATTGGCGTCATTTTATTGGCAATTCGTGGCTCGTATTATGCATTTGAAACGTATGGCGCGCGCGGTCATAAAGGTTATTCGTTTATGTATGGAGTTGCGGGACTACTCATTCCAGCTTCGCTTTCCATCGTATTGACGATTTCAGAAGGCGGCTTTGTTGAAATGGTAGACGGCAATCCGGTGCTCGATTATTGGGTGTTGTTTACGAGTCCCTTGACTTGGTCGATTGTCGTGTTGAGCATTGTGGCGACGCTTTATATATCAGCCGTGTTTTTAACATGGTATGCCAATAAAGCACGTGACGTAGAAGCGACGAAGCTACTTCGCAAATATGCGCTCATTTGGGCATTGCCAACGATGATTACGGCGGGCGGCATCATTGTTGAATTGCGGAATCACAATCCAGAGCATTATAGCAATATCCAGACCTTCTGGCCGATGTTTTTAGTGTCGTTCCTGATGTTTGTTGGAACGGTTTGGCTGCTGTGGAAACGTAGTAAGTACGGTTTGGCGTTCATATTGCTAATCGGGCAATTCGCCTTTGCTTTTTATGGTTATGGTGCATCCCATTATCCGTATTTGTTGTACCCATACTTGACGATTTACGATAGCTTCACGAACCCAGCAATGGCGATTTCTTTGATTGTCGTGTTCATCATGGGACTTGGGCTACTCATACCATCGTTATATTTGCTCATGCGCTTGTTCTTGTTTGATAAAGATTATGTTCGTGGAAAAGGTAAGTACCACGCATAA
- the cydS gene encoding cytochrome bd oxidase small subunit CydS gives MTHFLMFYAPFIVLIGGLVVAFVVAPMDGAVRKRIEEEK, from the coding sequence ATGACCCATTTTCTAATGTTTTACGCACCATTTATCGTTTTGATTGGTGGGCTTGTTGTGGCATTTGTTGTTGCTCCGATGGATGGGGCGGTGAGGAAGCGGATTGAGGAAGAAAAGTGA
- a CDS encoding type II toxin-antitoxin system RelE/ParE family toxin, translated as MEKLNWETIAYVKFNGEVPIDEFLNSLTPKQEAKVLRSIELLEEFGIGLGGPHVAYLEDGIYELRTKLSTNIFRTTLFHWDGNQIVLLHGFQKKT; from the coding sequence ATGGAGAAATTAAATTGGGAAACGATAGCGTATGTCAAATTCAACGGTGAAGTACCCATAGATGAATTTTTAAATTCATTAACACCTAAGCAGGAAGCAAAGGTTCTTCGTTCGATTGAACTTTTGGAGGAATTTGGAATAGGTTTGGGTGGCCCACATGTAGCTTATTTGGAGGATGGGATATACGAATTGCGAACTAAGCTTTCAACGAATATCTTTCGTACAACTCTTTTTCATTGGGATGGGAATCAGATTGTCCTTTTACATGGTTTCCAGAAAAAAACGTAG
- a CDS encoding helix-turn-helix domain-containing protein, producing MSYFKQRLKQSLENPEFMQEWEANEVEHQIARSIIKKRKQLGLTQMELARSLHTTQSVVSRIENADQNLTIGTLKEIAKVLEMDLQTMMFPVTDLESETGLLP from the coding sequence ATGAGTTACTTCAAACAAAGACTTAAACAAAGCCTTGAGAATCCTGAGTTTATGCAAGAATGGGAAGCGAACGAAGTAGAACATCAGATTGCACGCAGTATCATTAAGAAGCGTAAACAGTTAGGCCTAACACAGATGGAGTTGGCAAGGTCACTGCATACAACACAAAGCGTAGTATCACGTATTGAAAATGCAGACCAAAACTTAACCATCGGAACGTTGAAAGAGATTGCGAAAGTTTTGGAAATGGATTTACAAACAATGATGTTTCCAGTCACGGATTTAGAAAGTGAAACGGGTCTTTTACCGTGA
- the metG gene encoding methionine--tRNA ligase yields MSIFIGGAWPYANGSLHLGHMAALLPGDILARYYRLKGEKVLYVSGSDCNGTPISIRADQEGVAVKEVADRFHNEFTDCFSKLGFTYDLYTRTDSPHHHQTVQTIFLTLLENGFLYKKEIEQMYCRHDQKFLPDRYVEGECPNCGAKSRGDQCDICSSILDPLDLIKPVCKLCGNTPVKRKTEHFYFELSQFQKELEAVVETAAVNKTWRDNAIQLSKRYLKEGLQDRAVSRDIANGVSIPVKGFEDKKVYVWIEAVSGYYSASIEWAAQTGNNINEFWDADTTSYYVHGKDNIPFHSIIWPAILLGIKNPALPTHIISNEYLTLEKKKLSTSNNWAVWVPYILEHYHADSIRYFLTTNAPENRDTDFSWREFISSHNAELLGAYGNFINRTLKFLEKSYGGQITKGEIDVAIKESIEQLYAGVGQLIEEGHFKQALDEIFELIRAANKYFDHEQPWKQLTEDKAACDNTLLTCVHIIANIAQLLSPFLPTSSDEVKAMLNLQDFKWQVIKKTAYQFSEVEPLFERIDTARIGEELARLEAQSESAGV; encoded by the coding sequence ATGAGTATTTTTATTGGAGGAGCATGGCCATATGCCAACGGTTCATTGCACTTAGGCCATATGGCTGCATTATTACCAGGTGATATTTTAGCGCGTTATTATCGGTTAAAGGGTGAAAAAGTGTTGTATGTATCAGGAAGTGATTGCAACGGGACGCCTATTTCAATCCGTGCAGATCAAGAAGGTGTGGCAGTAAAGGAGGTAGCAGACCGATTCCATAATGAGTTTACCGATTGTTTTTCTAAACTAGGCTTCACTTATGATTTATACACAAGAACGGATAGTCCGCACCATCATCAAACTGTACAAACAATATTTTTAACGTTACTTGAAAATGGCTTTTTATATAAAAAAGAAATCGAGCAGATGTATTGTCGGCATGATCAAAAGTTTCTTCCTGATCGATACGTGGAAGGCGAATGTCCGAACTGTGGTGCGAAATCACGAGGAGATCAGTGTGATATTTGTTCATCGATTTTAGATCCATTAGATTTGATCAAACCCGTATGTAAACTATGTGGCAACACGCCAGTGAAGAGAAAAACGGAGCATTTTTATTTTGAATTAAGTCAATTTCAAAAAGAACTTGAGGCTGTTGTAGAGACTGCCGCTGTTAATAAAACATGGCGGGATAACGCCATTCAATTATCGAAACGCTATTTGAAAGAGGGGCTACAGGATCGGGCAGTCTCTAGAGATATCGCAAATGGCGTCAGTATCCCTGTCAAAGGTTTCGAAGATAAAAAAGTATATGTTTGGATTGAAGCAGTTTCCGGCTATTATTCTGCAAGTATCGAGTGGGCGGCTCAAACAGGTAATAACATCAACGAATTTTGGGATGCAGACACGACTTCTTACTATGTCCATGGCAAGGATAATATTCCGTTCCATTCCATCATTTGGCCGGCAATTCTGTTAGGCATTAAAAATCCCGCATTGCCTACACATATCATTTCCAATGAATATTTGACATTAGAAAAAAAGAAATTATCTACCAGCAATAACTGGGCCGTATGGGTTCCCTATATATTAGAGCATTATCATGCCGATTCCATTCGTTATTTTTTAACAACGAATGCGCCTGAAAATCGTGACACTGATTTCTCATGGAGAGAATTTATTTCTAGTCATAATGCCGAGCTCCTTGGTGCGTATGGCAATTTTATTAATCGGACATTGAAATTTTTAGAGAAGTCATATGGAGGACAAATTACAAAGGGAGAAATAGACGTAGCCATTAAAGAAAGTATTGAACAGTTATACGCCGGTGTCGGTCAATTAATCGAGGAAGGGCATTTTAAGCAGGCGTTGGATGAAATCTTTGAATTGATTCGCGCAGCCAATAAATATTTTGACCACGAACAACCGTGGAAACAACTGACGGAGGATAAAGCAGCTTGCGACAATACATTACTGACATGCGTTCATATTATTGCAAATATCGCCCAGTTACTGTCACCATTTTTGCCTACTTCGAGTGACGAGGTGAAGGCTATGTTGAACTTACAGGACTTTAAATGGCAAGTTATTAAGAAAACAGCTTATCAGTTTTCAGAGGTAGAGCCATTGTTTGAGCGTATTGATACGGCTAGAATCGGAGAGGAGTTGGCTAGATTAGAAGCACAAAGTGAGAGTGCCGGCGTGTGA
- the rlmD gene encoding 23S rRNA (uracil(1939)-C(5))-methyltransferase RlmD codes for MSFSVNRNEKLNVFVEDLTHDGSGVAKVDGYPLFIPGALPGEEVTIQVGKTLKNYGFARLLKVTKASPDRVEPPCHVFSECGGCQMQHLSYEGQLVQKRKTVRDVMDRVAKLPHVPVHPVKGMDDPWRYRNKSQIPFSERDGKVVSGFYKSRTHHIVDTDICLIQSHEADDLMAMLKYELHAMGMDAYDERNHLGMLRHLIVRKGRATGEVMVVLVTRKKKFTQKDAAIELIKRVIPDVTSIMQNVNDQKTNVIFGDETILLHGKSVIVDSIGNIDFEISARSFYQVNPEQTEVLYGQALDYTQLTGNESVIDAYCGIGTISLFIAQQAKEVYGVEIVPQAIEDAKRNAELNGIDNAYFEAGAAEVVIPKWYADGKRFDVLVVDPPRKGCDEELLNTILEYKPKRVVYVSCNPGTLARDLRILEDGGYRTQEVQPVDMFPHSSHVEVVCYMDYEG; via the coding sequence ATGTCTTTTAGTGTAAATCGAAATGAAAAATTGAATGTTTTTGTAGAGGATTTGACGCATGACGGCTCGGGCGTTGCGAAAGTAGATGGCTATCCGCTATTCATCCCGGGTGCGTTACCTGGTGAAGAAGTGACAATCCAAGTGGGCAAAACGTTGAAAAACTATGGCTTTGCACGATTGTTAAAGGTGACAAAAGCATCACCAGATCGTGTTGAACCTCCTTGTCATGTATTCTCGGAATGCGGCGGCTGTCAAATGCAGCATTTGTCCTACGAGGGACAGCTCGTACAAAAACGCAAAACCGTGCGTGACGTCATGGACCGGGTTGCGAAGCTACCACATGTACCTGTTCATCCTGTCAAAGGAATGGACGATCCATGGCGCTACCGCAATAAATCACAAATACCTTTCAGTGAACGCGATGGCAAAGTCGTTTCCGGCTTTTACAAATCACGTACACATCACATCGTCGATACAGACATCTGCCTCATCCAAAGTCACGAAGCAGATGACCTGATGGCTATGTTGAAATATGAGTTACATGCAATGGGCATGGATGCTTATGATGAAAGAAATCATCTCGGAATGCTCAGGCATTTAATCGTCCGCAAAGGGCGAGCAACAGGTGAAGTGATGGTCGTTTTAGTCACACGCAAAAAGAAATTCACACAAAAAGATGCAGCTATTGAACTGATTAAACGCGTTATTCCAGATGTGACGTCTATTATGCAAAACGTCAACGATCAGAAAACAAATGTCATTTTCGGTGATGAAACGATTTTATTACACGGCAAATCAGTCATCGTGGATTCAATCGGCAACATCGATTTTGAAATATCCGCACGTTCTTTCTACCAAGTGAACCCAGAACAAACGGAAGTATTATACGGACAAGCACTCGACTATACACAATTGACAGGGAATGAGTCTGTCATTGATGCCTATTGTGGTATTGGTACAATTTCTTTATTCATCGCACAACAAGCGAAAGAAGTGTACGGTGTTGAAATCGTTCCACAAGCGATTGAAGACGCTAAACGCAATGCAGAATTGAATGGTATCGACAATGCTTATTTTGAAGCAGGGGCAGCAGAAGTCGTCATTCCAAAATGGTATGCAGACGGCAAGCGATTCGATGTATTAGTCGTCGATCCACCGCGTAAAGGCTGTGATGAAGAACTGTTGAACACGATTTTAGAGTATAAGCCGAAGCGTGTGGTTTATGTTTCGTGTAATCCAGGGACGCTTGCACGGGATTTGCGGATACTTGAAGATGGTGGTTATCGTACGCAGGAAGTGCAGCCGGTGGATATGTTCCCGCACTCGAGTCATGTTGAAGTTGTTTGCTACATGGATTACGAGGGCTAG
- a CDS encoding exodeoxyribonuclease III, whose protein sequence is MKLISWNIDSLNAALTSDSARALLSQAVLNTIIENNPEVIAIQETKLSSNGPTKKHLEILRDRFPDYEIVWNSSVEPARKSYAGTMFLYKNHLTPSVTFPRIGAPSTMDEEGRMITLEFDHFYLTQVYTPNAGDGLKRLEERQIWDIKYADYLAGLDKEKQVIATGDFNVAHKKIDLAHPENNRRSAGFTDEERQGFTNLLAKGFTDTFRYIHGDVTGIYSWWAQRAKTSKINNSGWRIDYWLVSDRIADKVLKSEMIDSGPRQDHTPLLFEIDL, encoded by the coding sequence TTGAAGTTAATTTCATGGAATATTGATTCGCTAAATGCGGCATTAACGAGTGATTCAGCACGTGCTTTATTGTCTCAAGCAGTCTTAAATACGATTATTGAAAATAACCCAGAAGTTATTGCCATACAGGAAACAAAATTATCGAGTAATGGTCCTACTAAAAAGCATTTGGAGATTCTTAGGGATAGGTTTCCTGATTATGAAATCGTTTGGAATAGTTCAGTAGAACCCGCACGTAAGAGTTATGCGGGTACGATGTTTTTATATAAAAATCACCTGACACCTTCCGTCACCTTCCCAAGGATCGGAGCACCAAGCACCATGGATGAGGAAGGTCGTATGATCACATTAGAATTTGATCATTTCTATTTAACACAAGTTTATACACCGAATGCAGGCGATGGTTTGAAGCGTTTAGAAGAACGACAAATTTGGGATATAAAATATGCTGATTATCTAGCAGGTTTAGATAAAGAAAAGCAGGTTATTGCAACAGGAGATTTTAATGTAGCGCATAAAAAAATAGACTTGGCCCACCCCGAAAATAACCGTCGTTCAGCTGGCTTTACGGATGAAGAACGGCAAGGTTTCACAAATCTTTTAGCAAAAGGATTTACAGATACTTTTCGCTACATCCACGGTGATGTGACAGGTATTTATTCTTGGTGGGCTCAGCGTGCTAAAACAAGTAAAATTAATAATTCTGGCTGGAGAATTGATTACTGGCTAGTGAGTGATCGCATAGCAGATAAAGTACTTAAATCTGAAATGATTGATTCAGGTCCAAGACAAGATCATACGCCACTATTGTTTGAAATAGATTTGTAG
- a CDS encoding LEM-3-like GIY-YIG domain-containing protein has product MIKQFSKEVINKLKYYVYIYSDPETDEIFYVGKGIGNRVFSHLTDTDDTEKSRFISRILDRGQEPKIEMLIHGLEDEHTSLKVEAAIIDLIGKEKLTNRVRGWQSGIFGRVEVNQLISHYEREKVYIDEPAILIRINRLFRYDMTDIELYDATRGVWKIGENREKAKYALAVFDGIVHEVYEVIAWFQAGSTFNTRGSLDEDKKRWEFVGKKAEESIRSKYIRKSVEHYHSRSAQNPIKYVNIIEN; this is encoded by the coding sequence ATGATAAAACAATTCTCTAAAGAGGTTATTAATAAATTAAAGTACTATGTTTATATCTACTCTGACCCAGAAACTGATGAAATATTTTATGTTGGAAAAGGTATTGGAAATAGAGTGTTTTCCCATTTAACTGACACTGACGATACAGAAAAGAGCCGATTTATCAGCCGTATTTTGGATCGAGGACAAGAGCCGAAAATTGAAATGCTGATCCATGGCTTGGAAGATGAGCATACCTCATTGAAGGTTGAGGCAGCGATTATTGATTTAATTGGAAAAGAGAAATTAACAAATAGAGTGCGAGGATGGCAAAGTGGTATTTTTGGAAGGGTAGAAGTTAATCAATTAATATCGCATTATGAAAGAGAGAAAGTTTATATAGATGAACCCGCTATCCTAATTCGGATAAATCGTTTATTCCGTTATGACATGACTGATATTGAACTTTATGATGCAACAAGAGGAGTTTGGAAAATAGGAGAAAATAGGGAAAAGGCAAAATACGCTTTAGCTGTATTCGACGGGATTGTGCATGAAGTCTATGAGGTCATTGCTTGGTTTCAAGCAGGAAGCACATTCAATACAAGAGGTTCTCTCGATGAAGACAAAAAACGATGGGAATTTGTCGGTAAAAAAGCAGAGGAATCAATACGATCCAAATACATAAGAAAGTCAGTTGAGCATTATCATTCAAGAAGCGCTCAGAACCCTATTAAATACGTAAATATAATAGAGAATTAG